A genome region from Solirubrobacter pauli includes the following:
- a CDS encoding globin-coupled sensor protein — MTGDEMKPSAASLYQIDERGLELRRTYMGMTAAELELLGGMQAWAERNADAIGAKLAQHTFGHASAGQFLADYSSGKGIRVADLQRGWGAAQAGHFKAIFGEAAKPGGFGVSYFESLLGVGALHSRINLPLKWFLGTYPVFVDLVHEAMLADVPEPARVAKKGLGRRATDGIDFRVIADAERAISRIFNYDSQAIVESFYYDTFTAMGVNLKTMGQAGPGRDISDLFADVRNTMHATLKSFNDSTFVVQEMCSGMNRSLSETGQAVNELALSAQRVAEGAARQADVATQGRSAVDQASAAASGATELSREGIEAAIEATTSLNDARTRIEEAATAITALAARSEQVGGIVEAIQEISSQTNLLALNAAIEAARAGEKGKGFAVVAEEVRRLAERAAQSAADAGGIIAGIQAETNDAVELVRDAASRTHAGTESSDRARITLEEIDGAVGRITLELGGMSQLTSDIAEYAEETAASAEEMSATTQQTNASTQEIVSSVSQLSAQSEALSELTKQLELA, encoded by the coding sequence ATGACCGGTGACGAGATGAAGCCTTCCGCCGCCTCCCTTTACCAGATCGATGAGCGCGGACTCGAGCTGCGCCGCACCTACATGGGCATGACCGCAGCCGAGCTCGAGCTCCTGGGCGGCATGCAAGCGTGGGCCGAGCGCAACGCCGACGCGATCGGCGCGAAGCTCGCCCAGCACACGTTCGGCCACGCGTCCGCGGGCCAGTTCCTCGCCGACTACTCCAGCGGCAAGGGCATCCGCGTCGCCGACCTGCAGCGCGGCTGGGGCGCGGCTCAGGCCGGGCACTTCAAGGCCATCTTCGGCGAGGCGGCCAAGCCGGGCGGCTTCGGCGTCTCCTACTTCGAGAGCCTGCTGGGAGTCGGTGCGCTGCACAGCCGCATCAACCTGCCGCTGAAGTGGTTCCTCGGCACCTACCCCGTGTTCGTCGACCTCGTGCACGAGGCGATGCTCGCCGACGTGCCGGAGCCGGCGCGCGTGGCCAAGAAGGGCCTCGGCCGCCGCGCCACCGACGGCATCGACTTCCGCGTGATCGCCGACGCCGAGCGCGCGATCAGCCGCATCTTCAACTACGACTCGCAGGCCATCGTCGAGTCCTTCTACTACGACACGTTCACCGCGATGGGCGTGAACCTGAAGACGATGGGCCAGGCCGGCCCGGGCCGCGACATCTCCGACCTGTTCGCCGACGTGCGCAACACGATGCACGCGACGCTGAAGAGCTTCAACGACTCCACGTTCGTCGTGCAGGAGATGTGCTCGGGCATGAACCGGTCCCTGAGCGAGACCGGCCAGGCCGTCAACGAGCTGGCGCTGAGCGCGCAGCGCGTGGCCGAAGGCGCGGCGCGCCAGGCCGACGTCGCGACGCAGGGCCGCAGCGCCGTCGACCAGGCCAGCGCGGCCGCGTCCGGCGCGACCGAGCTCTCCCGCGAGGGCATCGAGGCCGCCATCGAGGCGACCACCTCGCTCAATGACGCCCGCACCCGGATCGAGGAGGCCGCGACCGCGATCACCGCGCTCGCCGCCCGCTCGGAGCAGGTCGGCGGCATCGTCGAGGCGATCCAGGAGATCTCCAGCCAGACCAACCTGCTCGCGCTCAACGCCGCGATCGAGGCGGCCCGCGCGGGTGAGAAGGGCAAGGGCTTCGCCGTCGTCGCCGAGGAGGTGCGCCGGCTCGCCGAGCGCGCCGCGCAGTCGGCGGCGGACGCCGGCGGGATCATCGCCGGCATCCAGGCCGAGACCAACGACGCGGTCGAGCTCGTCCGCGACGCCGCGAGCCGCACCCACGCCGGCACCGAGTCCTCGGACCGCGCGCGGATCACGCTCGAGGAGATCGACGGCGCGGTCGGCCGGATCACCCTCGAGCTGGGTGGCATGAGCCAGCTCACGAGCGACATCGCCGAGTACGCGGAGGAGACTGCCGCGTCGGCCGAGGAGATGTCGGCGACGACGCAGCAGACCAACGCGTCCACGCAGGAGATCGTCTCCTCCGTGTCGCAGCTCTCCGCTCAGTCGGAGGCGCTGTCCGAGCTCACGAAGCAGCTCGAGCTGGCCTGA
- a CDS encoding ArsA family ATPase, whose protein sequence is MAARTILYTGKGGVGKTSVAAATARRCAAAGARTLVISTDPAHSLSDVLDAPVQGTPTAISERLHAQQVQAQDELEQHWGAVSEWMGTLLMERGVERIAAEELTVPPGGDELFSLLVLKGHVESGEWDVIVVDCAPTGETLRLLSFPDAARWWLDKVLGKEQSMLAAARPLARMFLDVQLPDERVVAEIQKLVGNLVAMHELLRDAERVSMRLVMTPDRMVVAEAMRTFTYLNLYGYLTDAVVVNRVFPDELAEGYFGAWHAVQREQLELVGAGFAPVPVLRAPYFAAEVIGDERLDELADALFADHDPAAVLHDRLAQELSVTNGHASLRLDLPFAAKGDVQLKKIGLELIVRVDAHKRTIVLPGALAGYKPTSATLEEGALTVGFEHA, encoded by the coding sequence GCCGCCGCCGGCGCGCGCACGCTCGTCATCTCGACGGACCCGGCGCACTCGCTGTCGGACGTCCTGGACGCGCCCGTCCAGGGCACCCCGACCGCGATCTCCGAGCGCCTGCACGCCCAGCAGGTACAGGCGCAGGACGAGCTCGAGCAGCACTGGGGCGCCGTCAGCGAGTGGATGGGCACGCTGCTGATGGAGCGCGGCGTGGAGCGGATCGCGGCCGAGGAGCTGACGGTCCCGCCCGGCGGCGACGAGCTCTTCAGCCTGCTCGTCCTCAAGGGCCACGTCGAGTCCGGCGAGTGGGACGTGATCGTCGTCGACTGCGCGCCGACCGGCGAGACGCTGCGGCTGCTGAGCTTCCCCGACGCCGCCCGCTGGTGGCTGGACAAGGTGCTCGGCAAGGAGCAGTCGATGCTCGCCGCCGCACGCCCGCTCGCCCGCATGTTCCTCGACGTCCAGCTCCCGGATGAGCGGGTCGTCGCGGAGATCCAGAAGCTCGTCGGCAACCTCGTCGCGATGCACGAGCTGCTCCGGGACGCCGAGCGCGTGTCGATGCGGCTGGTGATGACGCCCGACCGGATGGTCGTCGCCGAGGCCATGCGCACGTTCACGTACCTGAACCTGTACGGGTACCTGACGGACGCCGTGGTCGTCAACCGCGTCTTCCCCGACGAGCTGGCCGAGGGCTACTTCGGCGCGTGGCACGCCGTCCAGCGCGAGCAGCTCGAGCTCGTCGGCGCGGGCTTCGCCCCCGTCCCGGTCCTGCGCGCGCCGTACTTCGCCGCGGAGGTGATCGGTGACGAGCGCCTGGACGAACTCGCCGACGCCCTGTTCGCCGATCACGACCCCGCCGCCGTCCTGCACGACCGGCTCGCGCAGGAGCTGTCGGTGACCAACGGCCACGCGTCCCTGCGCCTGGACCTGCCGTTCGCCGCCAAGGGCGACGTGCAGCTCAAGAAGATCGGCCTCGAGCTGATCGTCCGCGTCGACGCCCACAAGCGCACGATCGTGCTGCCGGGCGCGCTCGCGGGCTACAAGCCGACATCCGCCACGCTCGAGGAGGGCGCGTTGACCGTGGGGTTCGAGCATGCCTGA